A genome region from Populus alba chromosome 3, ASM523922v2, whole genome shotgun sequence includes the following:
- the LOC118028831 gene encoding UPF0481 protein At3g47200-like codes for MGTGGTSSIKDIEKLAKSVKKELEISYAFSDTCCIYEVPERLRELNEKAHTPRLVSIGPIHHGKGKLKAMEDHKRIYLQEFIARSKVSVEGFIEFIKENETRLRNCYAETIEFSSEYFIKMILMDAAFVILFLLKYNCSNFRRRRDSIFYPPYKWFDVRVDICLLENQLPFFILEELYRLSTIFGNPPKPTLVELTHGFFTAEFNSWAAGDILGKVDFSEVKHLVDFLTIYHRPTEQKQYEEPEVITAPSIKELQQAGVKFVLSSSKHLLDIKFDRNKGTLEVPRLRLDDRTEIIIRNMQAFEQCHGMKCCYVGDYVFLMGLFLGASKDVEILVENRIIENWLPSKEEVVQLFYNLQKENLVSADGFLFKGRIKDLNAFCKKPWNKWKANLKQKYFNTVRKRALNCYWWSHKHCLVV; via the coding sequence ATGGGAACTGGTGGAACATCAAGCATTAAAGATATTGAGAAATTAGCCAAATCTGTGAAGAAAGAGCTGGAAATCTCATATGCTTTCTCCGACACATGTTGTATATATGAAGTTCCTGAGCGATTACGCGAGCTGAACGAAAAGGCCCACACACCTCGATTAGTCTCCATAGGCCCAATTCACCATGGTAAAGGGAAGCTAAAAGCCATGGAAGACCACAAAAGAATTTACCTGCAAGAATTCATTGCCCGGAGCAAGGTAAGTGTAGAgggttttattgaatttattaaggaGAATGAAACAAGATTGCGTAATTGCTATGCAGAAACCATTGAGTTTAGTAGCGAATACttcataaaaatgatattaatggaTGCTGCCTTCGTCATTTTGTTCTTGCTGAAGTACAATTGCAGTAACttcagaagaagaagagacagCATTTTCTATCCTCCATACAAGTGGTTTGATGTAAGGGTTGATATCTGTTTGCTTGAAAATCAGCTCCCGTTCTTCATCCTCGAGGAGTTGTATAGACTATCCACTATATTCGGCAATCCTCCAAAACCTACACTGGTTGAGCTTACTCATGGTTTCTTTACAGCTGAATTCAACTCATGGGCAGCAGGGGACATTTTGGGGAAAGTAGATTTCTCCGAAGTCAAACATTTGGTTGACTTTCTTACAATTTATCATCGGCCAACTGAACAGAAACAGTATGAGGAACCTGAGGTTATAACCGCACCCAGTATAAAGGAGCTCCAACAAGCGGGGGTCAAGTTTGTGTTGAGTTCAAGCAAACATCTTCTTGACATAAAATTCGATAGAAATAAAGGGACACTAGAAGTCCCACGATTACGGTTAGATGACAGAACAGAAATCATAATCAGGAATATGCAAGCCTTTGAGCAGTGCCATGGCATGAAATGTTGTTATGTTGGTGACTATGTCTTCTTGATGGGTCTCTTTCTCGGTGCCAGTAAGGATGTGGAAATACTTGTTGAAAATCGTATTATAGAAAACTGGCTACCATCTAAAGAGGAAGTGGTACAGCTCTTTTACAATCTCCAGAAAGAAAATTTAGTGTCGGCCGATGGTTTTCTCTTTAAAGGTCGCATTAAAGATCTGAATGCGTTCTGCAAGAAGCCATGGAACAAGTGGAAGGCAAATTTAAAGCAAAAGTATTTCAATACTGTTAGAAAACGTGCTTTGAACTGCTATTGGTGGAGTCATAAACATTGTTTAGTGGT